The sequence GGCCGGCAGTGAGCGGGGCACTCTTCTGCTCCTGTGCCTCTTCGGCGGCGATACGGCTTTGGGGCGGCGCCGGCGGAAGCTGGACAAAGAACGCCGCACCTTTCCCCGGGATGCCCTCGCTCTCCGCCCAAATGCGCCCGCCGTGTTCCTGGATGATGCCGTAGCAGATGCTCAATCCCAGGCCGGTGCCCTCGCCCGGCTCCTTGGTGGTGAAGAAGGGGTCGAAGATGCGCCCCATGATCGCCGGCGGGATGCCCGGGCCGTTGTCGCGCACCTCCACGATGACGCCGGCATCGGTACGGCGCGTGCGGATGGTCAGGCGGGACCCGATGCCGGACTTGGACATGGCCTGCTCGGCGTTCAGGATCAGGTTCAGGATCACCTGCTGGAGCTGTTGTGGGTCGGCCAGGGTGGCCGGCACTCCCTTGTCCAGGTCCAGCTCCACCTGGATGTTCTGCACCCGCAGTTCGTAAGAGCGCAGGGCGATGGTGCGCTCGATGATGTCGTTGACATCCACCAGCTTGCGTTGCGGGCGTTCCTGCCGGGCGAATGCCAGCAGGTTGCGCACGATGTCGGCGGCGCGCTGGGCCTGTTGGATCACCCGCTTCAAGTCCTCTGCGGCGGTGGCGGACACGCCGCTGGCCTTGATGAGCTGGGCATAGCCGATGATGGAGGTGAGCGGGTTGTTCAGCTCGTGGGCGACGCCGGCCACCAGCCCGCCCAGCGCGGCCAGCTTTTCGGACTGGATGAGCTGTTGCTGGAGGCGCTTCAGCTCGCTGATATCGGTGACCACCGTCAGGATTTCGGGGGGATGGCCGGGCCGCTGGAGCAGGGGGATACTGCTGGCCAGCACGGGCAGGGTTCCGCCGTCCTTGGTCTGAAAGGTGGCCTCATAGCGCCGGCGTTCGCCGGCCAGCACCGCGTCATGCTGTAGCCGCGCCACGAAGCGATCGCGCGTGTCGATCCAGGAGAGGATGCGTTGTCCGATGAGTTCTTCGGGAGAGCGGTAACCCAGCATCTCCGCCATGCGCGGGTTGGCGAAGGTGATATACCCTTCCGCATCCTCTATCAGGATACCCTCATTCATGGAGCGGATAATGCGCTCATTAAAGGAACTCAGGCGGGCATTCTGAATGGCGCTGATGGACTGGTTGGCCAGGGTGATCAGTGCGGTGACCAGGTCCATGGTGAAGCGCTGGGGTTCGCGCCACCACAGGGCCACCGCGCCCTGCTTTCTCCCTTCTTGAAGGAGCGGAACGGTCAGAAAGGCCTGATAGCCCTCGGCAAGGGAGAGGTGGACCAGGGGGCCTGCCGGCTCCTTATCCAGACGGGGCAGGGGGGCGGCCTCCGATGCCGCCAGGGCTTCCAGCATCGCGTCGGGGAGGCGGCCGGCGGCCAGCAGAGCGATGAACGATTGGCGAAAGGAGGGCGAAAAGCCGCTTTCGGCCAGCAGGGTCAGGTGGTAGGATGCGTCATCGCTTTCAAACACCGCGGCCGCGTCGGCGCCGGCCAGCTCACGCGCTACGTGGGCAATGGCGGTGAAGACGCGCTCCGGCTCCAGGGAAGCATTGATGGTCTGGCTGGCCCAGTTGAGCGCCTGCTGGCGCCGCAGGGAGCGCCGCATTTCCTCGAACAGGACGGCGTTC comes from Anaerolineae bacterium and encodes:
- a CDS encoding response regulator — its product is MSPSTQSELERHSRELALLYEIIRSTNYHLPLQDILTKAVQTLVAGMEVQAGAIYLRAGDEMLLSAVEGLPRPLQRQMERFDHEQARRLLELQLVDAHQLAGTFPFCAGAVEAGLPAWLVVNLHTREVQAGLLMLAAGEPARFDARDVDLVSRIADYLAIAIENAVLFEEMRRSLRRQQALNWASQTINASLEPERVFTAIAHVARELAGADAAAVFESDDASYHLTLLAESGFSPSFRQSFIALLAAGRLPDAMLEALAASEAAPLPRLDKEPAGPLVHLSLAEGYQAFLTVPLLQEGRKQGAVALWWREPQRFTMDLVTALITLANQSISAIQNARLSSFNERIIRSMNEGILIEDAEGYITFANPRMAEMLGYRSPEELIGQRILSWIDTRDRFVARLQHDAVLAGERRRYEATFQTKDGGTLPVLASSIPLLQRPGHPPEILTVVTDISELKRLQQQLIQSEKLAALGGLVAGVAHELNNPLTSIIGYAQLIKASGVSATAAEDLKRVIQQAQRAADIVRNLLAFARQERPQRKLVDVNDIIERTIALRSYELRVQNIQVELDLDKGVPATLADPQQLQQVILNLILNAEQAMSKSGIGSRLTIRTRRTDAGVIVEVRDNGPGIPPAIMGRIFDPFFTTKEPGEGTGLGLSICYGIIQEHGGRIWAESEGIPGKGAAFFVQLPPAPPQSRIAAEEAQEQKSAPLTAGRRGSRILIVDDEQDIVEIAARVLAQQGHLVDVARSGQEAMRCVERRGYDLIVCDIKMPGMNGISFWEELTRRDPGWRKRIVFMTGDMANEQTAGFLREAGAPVLQKPFELQRLNSWIQEMLQEQGKAGVTSRPKS